A window of the Lactuca sativa cultivar Salinas chromosome 7, Lsat_Salinas_v11, whole genome shotgun sequence genome harbors these coding sequences:
- the LOC128127371 gene encoding uncharacterized protein LOC128127371: MRCVRYFEEVGGIARGNNSSFITLLLKLMDPLSLVDYQLISLIGCIYKIIAKALTSMLERVIGLVIDEVQTVFIEGRDILNGPMIINELCTWANKTKSKNFLFKVDFDKAFNSISWKYMESIMIEMGFGCKWILWIKGCLPSSKASALINGSATKELSTTKGARKVTLSLRSCSSSS, encoded by the coding sequence ATGAGGTGTGTTAGATACTTCGAGGAGGTTGGTGGCATTGCGAGAGGCAATAACTCGTCTTTTATAACACTTTTGCTAAAGCTTATGGATCCTCTCTCGTTAGTAGATTATCAGCTGATAAGCCTCATCGGTTGCATTTATAAAATCATTGCTAAAGCTCTCACTTCAATGCTCGAGAGAGTTATTGGTTTGGTTATTGATGAGGTTCAAACCGTGTTCATCGAGGGTCGTGATATTCTGAACGGACCCATGATTATCAATGAATTATGCACTTGGGCCAACAAAACCAaatccaaaaattttctttttaaagtcGACTTTGACAAAGCGTTCAATTCCATTAGTTGGAAGTACATGGAATCGATTATGATTGAAATGGGCTTTGGGTGTAAATGGATTTTGTGGATCAAAGGTTGCCTTCCCTCTTCAAAAGCTTCGGCTCTTATTAACGGATCCGCCACTAAAGAGTTGTCGACCACTAAAGGTGCTCGAAAAGTGACCCTCTCTCTCCGTTCTTGTTCATCATCGTCATGA